From Thalassotalea euphylliae, the proteins below share one genomic window:
- a CDS encoding PilZ domain-containing protein: MSTQIIPPDLQTKLQQFDEFFSIEHQFNINLTPIAAHQASSFDAFMAGMPLPFKMASDMVSIDQAAIRSIQGLGAVASQLSDFLNHQAHKIDLLVGYILSQQDEPAMRYQGIRFGGGGVIFTSAQTLAVGQRLEMKIFLLEENCAVYCIGELVEVMPLENDVAEHTTQQAEQAYKVVFEHIREEDQETLVRHSLHQQSKQLQALAQKRREQNKG, translated from the coding sequence ATGAGCACACAAATCATCCCGCCAGATTTACAAACGAAGTTGCAACAATTTGATGAATTCTTCTCCATCGAACATCAATTCAACATTAACTTAACCCCGATAGCGGCGCATCAAGCCAGCAGCTTTGACGCCTTTATGGCAGGTATGCCGTTGCCGTTTAAAATGGCGAGCGACATGGTCTCTATCGATCAGGCGGCGATTCGCTCTATTCAGGGGTTAGGCGCTGTCGCCTCGCAGCTGTCAGATTTTCTCAATCATCAGGCACATAAAATCGACTTACTCGTCGGCTATATTTTAAGCCAACAAGACGAGCCAGCAATGCGCTATCAAGGTATTCGCTTTGGCGGCGGCGGAGTGATTTTTACCAGTGCTCAAACCCTTGCGGTTGGCCAGCGCCTCGAAATGAAAATTTTCTTGTTGGAAGAAAATTGCGCTGTTTACTGCATTGGCGAACTCGTTGAAGTTATGCCCCTGGAGAACGACGTGGCCGAACACACCACGCAACAAGCCGAGCAGGCCTACAAGGTGGTTTTTGAACATATTCGCGAAGAAGATCAAGAAACCTTAGTGCGTCACAGTTTGCACCAGCAATCTAAACAACTTCAAGCACTTGCGCAAAAGCGCCGCGAGCAAAACAAGGGATAA
- a CDS encoding DUF2062 domain-containing protein, whose protein sequence is MPKKVIKRIMPDHHTIKSNKHLKIFGDLLHNANLWHLNRRSVAKAFAVGLFFAFIPVPFQMLLAAGTAIIVHSNLPLSIGLVWITNPFTMPAIFYGCYVVGTWVIGAQEQAFNFEASWQWVVDSLQTIGPAFLVGCGVLAVAFAIIGYFGIQLLWRYSVAKEWKKRTYR, encoded by the coding sequence ATGCCCAAAAAAGTCATCAAACGTATCATGCCGGATCATCATACGATTAAGTCCAACAAGCACTTAAAAATTTTTGGTGACCTATTGCACAACGCCAATTTATGGCACTTAAACAGGCGCAGCGTTGCTAAAGCCTTTGCCGTTGGATTGTTCTTCGCGTTTATTCCAGTGCCGTTTCAAATGCTCTTGGCGGCAGGTACAGCTATTATAGTACATTCCAATCTACCGCTTTCGATTGGTCTGGTGTGGATCACTAACCCCTTTACCATGCCTGCCATTTTTTACGGCTGTTATGTTGTCGGCACTTGGGTGATCGGTGCGCAAGAGCAAGCATTTAACTTTGAAGCTTCCTGGCAGTGGGTTGTCGATAGCTTACAAACTATAGGGCCAGCATTTTTAGTCGGCTGTGGTGTATTAGCCGTAGCCTTCGCGATTATTGGCTACTTTGGTATTCAGCTCCTGTGGCGCTACTCGGTAGCAAAAGAATGGAAAAAGCGCACCTATCGCTAA
- the lolE gene encoding lipoprotein-releasing ABC transporter permease subunit LolE gives MFQPLSLFVGLRYIRSRRGKGFAKFISAASTLGIAIGVAVLIMVLSAMNGFEKVLADKLLSIVPHAELIAVNEPINDWQQGAQQMQTHPEVIAVAPVIKLTGMLQYKSALKAVEVRGVDAKLETLVSDIDDYIVEGQWFKSHEQAASAATPGEKQGAKKQGIPIVLGAGVAKQLSVKTGDKLQVLLPQQSGEQSNRQRFSAPKRLNVVVSAIFRFGGTIDDTLAYLPLSAAAKVQGFESDTVQGLRLKVTDVFAANNIARDLAYRFNHYVYIYDWTYTQGHLFNDIQLVRTVMFIVMVIVIAVASFNIVSTLIMVVKEKQSDIAILKTMGASHRQIMTVFVMQGMSNGILGALSGAVIGSYLALYLTDIVAGVEQLLGTKFLSGDVYFVNYLPSVLNLNEVYLTAGVAMVLSVLATIYPAWQAAKVDPAQVLGQS, from the coding sequence TTGTTTCAGCCACTGAGTTTATTTGTTGGCTTGCGTTATATTCGCAGCCGTCGTGGTAAAGGTTTTGCCAAGTTTATTTCTGCTGCTTCAACCTTAGGTATCGCTATTGGTGTTGCGGTGCTGATCATGGTGCTTTCTGCCATGAATGGTTTTGAGAAAGTACTCGCTGACAAGCTGTTATCTATTGTGCCGCACGCGGAGCTGATTGCCGTCAATGAGCCGATCAACGATTGGCAGCAAGGTGCCCAGCAAATGCAGACCCATCCAGAAGTCATCGCCGTCGCGCCAGTGATCAAGTTAACCGGTATGTTGCAATATAAATCCGCGCTGAAAGCGGTGGAAGTGCGCGGTGTAGATGCCAAATTAGAAACACTGGTCAGCGATATTGACGATTATATTGTGGAGGGGCAGTGGTTTAAGTCACATGAGCAAGCGGCATCAGCGGCAACTCCAGGTGAGAAACAAGGTGCGAAAAAACAGGGCATTCCAATTGTGCTGGGCGCAGGTGTCGCTAAGCAGTTGAGTGTAAAAACCGGTGATAAGCTACAAGTACTATTACCTCAACAATCTGGCGAACAAAGTAACCGACAACGTTTTAGCGCACCGAAACGCTTAAACGTGGTGGTCAGTGCAATTTTTCGTTTTGGCGGTACGATTGATGATACGTTAGCGTATTTACCATTGTCAGCAGCTGCCAAAGTGCAAGGCTTTGAGAGCGATACAGTGCAAGGGCTACGGCTTAAAGTTACCGATGTGTTTGCCGCCAACAATATTGCTCGTGACCTTGCTTACCGCTTCAATCACTATGTCTATATTTACGATTGGACATACACGCAAGGGCATTTGTTTAACGACATTCAGTTAGTGCGAACGGTGATGTTTATTGTCATGGTGATCGTGATTGCTGTGGCGAGCTTTAACATAGTTTCAACGTTAATTATGGTGGTCAAAGAAAAGCAGAGTGATATTGCGATTCTCAAAACCATGGGCGCGAGTCACCGCCAAATTATGACAGTGTTTGTTATGCAAGGAATGAGTAATGGTATTCTTGGCGCCTTATCTGGCGCTGTGATTGGGAGTTACTTAGCTCTGTATTTGACCGATATCGTCGCTGGTGTAGAGCAGCTTCTCGGGACAAAATTTTTGTCTGGCGATGTCTACTTTGTCAATTATTTGCCTTCGGTATTAAACCTTAATGAAGTTTACTTAACCGCAGGTGTTGCGATGGTGCTAAGCGTACTTGCCACTATCTACCCTGCGTGGCAGGCAGCTAAAGTTGACCCTGCACAGGTCCTTGGCCAGTCGTAG
- a CDS encoding lipoprotein-releasing ABC transporter permease subunit, with amino-acid sequence MLSSSVFRKQIKWTHKTNMFQPVNWFIGLRYSQSRSRTGFVSFITFFSIAGILLGVASLITVVSVMNGFENELKTRVLGLVPHITVATSPDDDSVRQSLLTLPEVARVTPLEETEALVQSASGMSGILVQGINPGLEQDSIIASHMIAGSLSDLSPGQYQLVIGQALARKLNANIGDNIRLILPSRTMFTPMGRVPLQRNFKVAGVFNLGSQVDDTVVYLHQADARKIMRKKGSENQLLRIYLHDAFDVTQLMPKLEAQWPTLEMTTWQQSQGTLFSAVKMEKNMMWLMLGLIVAVAAFNIVSALVMVVNDKQGEISILQTMGLNKAGIVQIFITQGMVNGAWGVMLGTGLGLLLTFTLNPMLSLFGINLFGAGYVSQTLPIVLAWSDVGVIVIGAFVMSFVATLYPAYRASQTLPAEVLRNE; translated from the coding sequence ATGCTGAGTTCTAGCGTATTCAGAAAACAAATAAAATGGACACACAAAACTAATATGTTCCAACCGGTGAATTGGTTTATTGGCTTGAGGTATAGCCAAAGTCGAAGTCGAACAGGCTTTGTTTCCTTTATTACCTTTTTCTCTATTGCAGGCATTTTATTGGGCGTTGCTTCGCTTATCACTGTCGTTTCGGTAATGAACGGCTTTGAGAACGAACTAAAAACGCGCGTGCTCGGTTTAGTGCCTCATATCACAGTGGCAACCTCCCCCGATGATGATAGCGTCCGGCAATCGCTATTGACCTTGCCGGAAGTGGCCAGAGTTACGCCATTGGAAGAAACCGAGGCCTTAGTGCAGTCAGCCTCTGGGATGTCGGGTATTTTAGTGCAAGGGATTAACCCGGGCTTAGAGCAAGACTCCATCATCGCATCTCATATGATTGCCGGCAGTTTGTCTGATTTATCACCCGGCCAGTACCAATTGGTAATTGGCCAAGCTTTAGCGCGAAAACTCAACGCCAATATTGGCGATAATATACGCTTGATTTTACCCAGTCGTACCATGTTTACGCCCATGGGGCGCGTTCCCCTGCAGCGCAATTTTAAGGTGGCAGGGGTGTTTAATTTAGGCTCGCAAGTGGATGATACTGTGGTGTACTTGCATCAAGCTGATGCCCGTAAAATTATGCGTAAAAAAGGCAGTGAAAATCAGCTACTGCGTATTTATTTGCACGATGCGTTTGACGTTACCCAGTTGATGCCCAAACTAGAAGCGCAGTGGCCAACACTCGAGATGACCACCTGGCAACAAAGCCAAGGCACCTTGTTCTCCGCAGTAAAAATGGAAAAGAACATGATGTGGCTAATGCTCGGGTTAATTGTTGCTGTCGCGGCTTTTAACATTGTGTCAGCACTTGTTATGGTCGTTAATGATAAACAAGGTGAGATCAGCATTTTGCAAACCATGGGGCTCAATAAAGCGGGCATTGTGCAAATCTTTATTACCCAAGGCATGGTGAACGGCGCATGGGGCGTAATGTTAGGCACGGGCTTGGGGCTTTTGCTGACCTTTACCTTGAACCCTATGCTGAGCTTGTTCGGCATTAATCTTTTTGGCGCTGGCTATGTTAGCCAGACCTTGCCTATTGTATTAGCTTGGTCAGACGTTGGTGTGATTGTTATCGGCGCTTTTGTCATGAGTTTTGTTGCCACCCTTTATCCGGCCTATCGCGCCAGTCAAACCCTACCTGCTGAGGTATTAAGAAATGAGTAG
- a CDS encoding DNA internalization-related competence protein ComEC/Rec2 translates to MDRWLLGFSVGAILALLPPQVPALFYECLLIIVTLFGLLVSQWRTLMCIMIGALWILNHGDAYNTIWADNEIHTEQFFRQQHPVLLEVIDIPVTTQSGLRFTARIIEINQQSLPRAIKVRLNWRNLAYGKTTDKQADKQAGQSSNQAELPLLLQQGDLLSTNIKIKPAHGLANQGSFNYQRWLRANGVHATGYVVTRQKTVAQNVESIQHSTEPQPQLAQITAFKHVKVGNSVRERLYQRVMRLTEGFSHQALILALLFGERALFDEQIWQVLQATGTQHLVAISGLHVGLVVVIAYFCSAVVRRAIPFHLFSPNVQQWLTKRYTQFFTLAFSAIVAVFYCYLAGFSIPTVRALIFFLLLAAGQLLPIRLSPTRLMLLSVVVTILLIPSSVYSASFWLSYLAVAAIMLVYWRFGFWLGKVPQSLPTPQKKKPEKMLKQVVNKTVQKVVGFMLIQLGIVVLLMPVTALLFGQVSTMSVLANSIALPLVGLLVMPLLFIAMVLLALSETLFGLVAGVANMTLEWLWLFLCWVSATPNASLALSSEQTLLICLVVLLLILLTLFTPKILTPKIFTPKWQHRSHHQQAKGEGIKAFMPNKTLLTTGVAVGAIALLSGYVPAPKRQWQVTVLDVGQGLAVVISQGDKAILYDTGNVYPSGFNLAKQAVLPYLKHQGLTLDYLIISHDDSDHAAGAPQVITAYPDAKLVFNGEFTVATATGTEKEPCQQGKTLAWQGLTLTMLWPKTLAAAHNDDSCVIRVSDGKTSVLLTGDITKKVERALIRETTASNLASDIVIAPHHGSKSSSSKDFIKHLEAKAVVFSAGYLNQWKMPNQQVLARYQDANTQVFSTAQDGLVQFSISTDASAGQRYWQVHTYRADISPYWFNN, encoded by the coding sequence ATGGATAGGTGGCTACTCGGCTTCAGCGTGGGGGCTATTTTGGCACTTTTGCCCCCGCAAGTACCAGCGCTTTTTTATGAATGTTTGTTGATAATTGTAACCCTGTTCGGGTTGCTGGTAAGCCAGTGGCGAACACTGATGTGTATTATGATTGGCGCATTGTGGATACTTAACCACGGCGATGCTTACAATACGATTTGGGCCGATAACGAGATACACACTGAGCAGTTTTTTCGCCAGCAACATCCAGTCTTACTTGAGGTTATAGATATACCAGTAACCACTCAATCTGGGTTAAGGTTTACCGCTCGCATTATCGAAATTAACCAACAATCCCTTCCTCGCGCTATTAAAGTTCGGTTGAATTGGCGCAACTTGGCCTATGGCAAAACTACAGACAAACAAGCAGACAAGCAGGCAGGCCAGTCATCAAACCAAGCTGAATTGCCATTGTTATTGCAGCAAGGGGATCTACTCAGCACCAACATTAAAATAAAGCCCGCTCACGGGTTAGCAAATCAAGGAAGCTTTAATTATCAACGTTGGCTCAGAGCAAATGGCGTTCACGCGACAGGCTATGTTGTTACTAGGCAAAAAACTGTCGCTCAAAACGTAGAAAGCATTCAGCATTCGACAGAGCCGCAGCCACAACTTGCACAAATAACCGCCTTTAAACACGTTAAGGTGGGTAATTCAGTGCGAGAGCGGCTTTATCAGCGCGTGATGCGACTGACCGAGGGCTTTAGTCACCAAGCGTTGATACTCGCCTTGTTATTTGGCGAACGCGCTTTATTTGATGAGCAGATCTGGCAAGTATTGCAAGCGACAGGGACTCAGCATCTGGTCGCCATTTCTGGTTTGCATGTTGGGCTTGTGGTGGTGATTGCTTACTTTTGCTCCGCGGTAGTGCGCAGAGCGATCCCTTTTCACCTCTTTTCGCCAAATGTGCAGCAGTGGCTGACCAAACGCTATACGCAATTTTTCACCTTGGCTTTTAGCGCGATTGTCGCCGTGTTTTATTGCTACCTTGCGGGTTTTTCCATTCCAACCGTACGTGCCTTAATTTTCTTTTTGTTGTTAGCTGCGGGTCAGCTTTTACCCATCAGGTTGTCGCCGACACGCCTTATGTTGCTCAGTGTGGTCGTGACCATTCTCTTAATCCCGTCAAGCGTTTACAGCGCGAGTTTTTGGCTCTCTTATTTGGCGGTAGCTGCCATTATGCTAGTTTATTGGCGCTTTGGGTTTTGGCTCGGCAAAGTACCGCAAAGCCTCCCAACACCGCAAAAGAAAAAGCCAGAGAAAATGCTCAAGCAAGTGGTCAATAAAACGGTACAGAAAGTGGTGGGGTTTATGCTGATTCAATTGGGTATTGTGGTGTTGTTAATGCCAGTTACTGCTTTGTTATTTGGGCAAGTGTCAACAATGAGTGTGCTGGCAAATAGTATTGCCTTGCCACTTGTTGGCCTTTTGGTGATGCCGCTCTTGTTTATTGCTATGGTGCTGTTAGCGCTTAGCGAAACCCTCTTTGGCCTAGTTGCTGGTGTCGCTAATATGACGCTGGAATGGCTCTGGCTGTTTTTATGCTGGGTATCTGCAACGCCCAATGCGTCACTGGCCTTATCGAGCGAGCAAACCTTGTTAATTTGCTTAGTTGTTTTACTGCTTATTTTGCTGACTCTATTCACTCCTAAAATACTCACTCCTAAAATATTCACTCCTAAATGGCAACATCGAAGTCACCATCAGCAGGCAAAGGGAGAGGGAATTAAGGCATTTATGCCAAATAAGACCTTGCTAACAACTGGGGTAGCGGTGGGGGCTATTGCGCTGCTATCGGGTTATGTGCCTGCCCCCAAACGCCAATGGCAAGTGACTGTGCTTGATGTCGGCCAAGGGCTAGCGGTTGTTATCAGCCAAGGTGACAAGGCGATTTTGTATGACACAGGTAATGTTTACCCCAGTGGCTTCAATCTTGCTAAACAAGCTGTGCTGCCTTATCTCAAGCACCAAGGTTTAACTTTAGATTATCTCATCATTAGTCATGACGATAGCGATCACGCTGCAGGCGCTCCACAAGTCATCACCGCATATCCAGATGCTAAGCTTGTATTTAATGGTGAATTCACTGTCGCAACAGCTACTGGCACTGAAAAAGAGCCTTGTCAGCAAGGCAAAACACTAGCGTGGCAAGGTTTAACCTTGACTATGTTATGGCCGAAAACACTTGCCGCAGCGCATAATGATGACTCGTGTGTTATTCGTGTTTCTGACGGCAAAACCTCGGTGCTGCTTACCGGCGATATTACTAAGAAAGTGGAGCGAGCACTTATTCGCGAGACCACAGCCTCAAACTTAGCTTCTGATATTGTGATAGCGCCGCATCATGGCTCTAAATCCTCGTCTTCAAAAGACTTTATCAAACACCTTGAGGCCAAGGCTGTGGTATTTAGTGCTGGCTATTTGAATCAATGGAAAATGCCGAATCAGCAAGTACTTGCTCGATATCAGGACGCAAATACGCAGGTTTTTTCGACGGCACAAGACGGTTTAGTGCAATTTAGCATTTCAACAGATGCGTCAGCAGGACAAAGGTACTGGCAAGTTCACACCTATCGCGCTGATATTTCACCGTATTGGTTTAACAATTAG
- a CDS encoding DUF4124 domain-containing protein, whose translation MKTAHILRLNLCLTLSLSLSLGIAFSTSAQIYKWVDKDGNTHFSQTPPPDLKEEMEELNIGVQPKRAKQASVDTYFEGAWWSMTAKGLRTLFLHSNGLFEIHRWSASHGQLDTLFSGRWREDNQDIILTYTRDSKNPQNSDRVGVSEKLNVSSLNHTRMSVITPDNRTQNYLRVNGESFTKSYRKELMMGDWYDKKGKRLELSWGEFKVAEHNHSKSLAEGNWDLAGEELTLEYVFDFEKHAQGRIGTLQTWRVETLDENNMVLRHAHNPILWHFKKKS comes from the coding sequence ATGAAAACCGCTCATATTTTGAGGCTTAATCTATGCCTCACACTAAGCCTGAGCTTGAGCCTAGGCATAGCCTTTAGCACCAGCGCCCAAATTTACAAGTGGGTCGACAAAGACGGTAATACGCACTTTTCACAAACCCCACCACCAGACTTAAAAGAAGAAATGGAAGAGCTCAACATTGGCGTTCAACCCAAGCGCGCCAAGCAAGCAAGTGTCGACACCTATTTTGAAGGTGCCTGGTGGTCAATGACCGCAAAAGGTCTGCGCACGCTATTTTTGCACAGCAATGGATTATTTGAAATTCATCGTTGGTCAGCAAGCCACGGACAGTTAGACACGTTATTCAGTGGCCGCTGGCGAGAAGACAATCAAGACATCATCCTAACCTACACGCGCGATAGCAAAAATCCACAAAATAGCGATAGGGTTGGCGTTTCAGAAAAGCTTAACGTCAGCTCGTTAAACCATACGCGCATGAGTGTCATTACTCCCGACAACCGCACGCAAAATTACCTGCGCGTTAATGGTGAAAGCTTTACCAAAAGCTACCGCAAAGAGCTAATGATGGGCGATTGGTACGATAAAAAAGGTAAACGACTTGAATTGTCTTGGGGTGAATTCAAAGTGGCAGAGCACAACCACAGTAAATCCTTGGCAGAAGGTAACTGGGATTTAGCTGGTGAAGAGCTCACCTTAGAGTATGTGTTTGATTTTGAAAAACACGCTCAAGGGAGAATCGGCACGTTACAAACGTGGCGCGTAGAAACCTTAGATGAAAATAATATGGTACTGCGCCATGCTCACAACCCCATACTTTGGCATTTCAAGAAAAAATCCTAA
- the lolD gene encoding lipoprotein-releasing ABC transporter ATP-binding protein LolD, which produces MSSVLQCRHLSKSYQEGEGSTDVLSGLELDVKRGELLAIVGSSGCGKSTFLHLAGALDTPTGGQVMIQGTDIFKLSDKQKAQFRNQHIGFIYQFHHLMMEFSALENVAMPLMIAGEPAKTAQDKAKAMLVKVGLAHRLSHRPSQLSGGERQRVAIARALVTEPALVLADEPTGNLDFDTAQQIFQLIKSLNASLGISFVIVTHDLSLAAKMDRQLRLDHGKLASLVAPVAETSQLG; this is translated from the coding sequence ATGAGTAGTGTTCTGCAATGTCGTCACCTGTCAAAAAGCTATCAGGAGGGCGAGGGAAGCACCGATGTATTGTCTGGGCTAGAGCTCGACGTGAAACGAGGTGAATTACTGGCGATTGTTGGGAGTTCAGGCTGCGGTAAAAGTACCTTTTTACACCTTGCGGGCGCATTGGATACGCCAACTGGCGGCCAAGTGATGATTCAAGGGACAGATATTTTTAAGTTAAGCGACAAGCAAAAAGCCCAATTCCGCAATCAACACATTGGCTTTATTTACCAGTTTCATCACTTAATGATGGAATTTAGTGCGCTTGAAAATGTTGCGATGCCCTTGATGATTGCGGGTGAGCCAGCCAAAACAGCGCAAGACAAAGCAAAAGCCATGTTAGTCAAGGTCGGCTTAGCGCATCGTTTAAGCCATCGCCCGTCACAGTTATCGGGTGGTGAGCGCCAACGTGTCGCCATTGCCCGGGCATTGGTAACTGAGCCTGCTTTGGTGCTCGCTGACGAGCCAACAGGCAACTTGGACTTCGACACGGCGCAGCAAATTTTTCAGCTGATAAAGTCATTAAATGCCTCATTGGGGATAAGTTTTGTGATTGTTACGCACGATTTGTCGCTGGCGGCGAAAATGGATAGGCAGCTGCGTTTAGACCACGGTAAGTTGGCCTCACTTGTCGCGCCAGTCGCCGAGACAAGCCAGCTAGGCTAG
- a CDS encoding DUF4124 domain-containing protein, whose translation MPIKRFVALLALILMSFSAHSKVYQCTDANGAVVFQGTPCAQEAQETELYKAKQGKFGFHPSWFVSPRVGGAVARCTDTGCVCKDNTYAYQQNLNTRLLNAMSSLQGSWRYYQMMFDRYIKVQKNGKASGLKKSLDDAACRVAVNQKTIELYYQEVSDSIINEHEMASSAVNRINDQCRQPNETGWTNSDRAKAWVKCRDRNRKAHNQANRLKREYSGYYFSLMQERKKLFSPRSQAR comes from the coding sequence ATGCCGATCAAGCGGTTTGTCGCACTGCTCGCCCTGATACTCATGTCGTTTTCTGCACACAGCAAAGTATATCAATGCACTGATGCTAATGGCGCTGTCGTATTCCAAGGGACACCGTGTGCTCAAGAAGCCCAAGAAACTGAACTTTACAAAGCCAAACAAGGTAAATTTGGCTTTCACCCTTCATGGTTTGTCTCACCGCGAGTTGGTGGTGCGGTTGCGCGCTGCACCGACACTGGCTGTGTATGTAAAGACAACACCTACGCATACCAACAAAACCTAAACACGCGCTTGTTAAATGCAATGTCGTCACTACAAGGCTCGTGGCGTTATTACCAAATGATGTTTGATCGCTATATCAAAGTGCAGAAAAACGGCAAAGCCAGTGGTTTAAAGAAAAGCCTAGACGACGCGGCGTGTCGTGTTGCCGTTAACCAAAAAACTATCGAGCTTTATTACCAAGAAGTTTCCGACAGCATCATCAACGAACACGAAATGGCATCCTCTGCGGTGAATCGCATCAACGACCAATGCAGGCAGCCTAATGAAACGGGATGGACAAACAGTGACCGTGCCAAGGCTTGGGTAAAATGTAGAGACCGCAACCGCAAAGCACACAATCAAGCCAACCGCCTGAAACGCGAATATTCCGGTTATTATTTTTCCCTGATGCAAGAGCGAAAAAAGCTGTTTAGTCCGCGCAGCCAAGCGCGTTAA